From Vigna angularis cultivar LongXiaoDou No.4 chromosome 11, ASM1680809v1, whole genome shotgun sequence:
AAAACTTTGATCAACGATCAAAATACACCCTTACATAAATATTAACCGAACAAAGATTCACCTTAAACCCTTTAACATCACATGCAAACTCATACACCCTCACATGCAACAAATGAAGGATGGAGTAAGAAATctagaaagaaaatagagaatgAGTTTAGAAAATAGAGATAATAATTCTTATAAAACGAAACTTGATTAAAAAACTCtatttatattctaattttctaaataataaaataattcaagtgtattttttaaaattcattattaattattttctaggTCTACACAAAATCCAAACAAAATGATACAAGTGTATagatttttaaatgaaattgtgtatttttcttttcaaagtattttctatcatatgattaaatttaattaatttgaatcaaATAACGGTTTTAGTTTGgattttcaatgtttttaaaatttaaatcaatttaaatcaaTGGGAATTCATTCATTtagactttatttttttctaaatataattcaaaaatattcttaaaagcttataatgaaaatatttattcaatcaAGAACTTCTTCCTAgattctttctttaatttatttatcttaaagatgtttttaatttctagttgcttttaattttagatGACAGTCAGTTTAATTTAGAATGGTAAGTTAACATCTTGTACTTTTAATACACGAATAGCTATTTAATGTCATAATATAACAAAGATTAAAAGTGTCACTTTccaattttagaataaaaaattaacattttataaaaaaaatcagaaccactcacatgtattaaaatttatgtacaatattttaatttacaacaccaacaaatatttttgagtAAATTTGCAAATACTTTAAAAAAGCTAATActttaacaattattatatgAAACATACACCCGTAACTACcgtattataataatataaatatttgaatcatCGAGAAAAAggaatatttatgtaattatgcTTGgcacgatatatatatatatatatatatatatatatatatatatatattgcttttctttattttttattcattcgaacaatcaacttaattttttaagaatttacaaaaaaaaagaataaaataaaaacaccaaaatccTTTGCGAATCAAACTCAATAACAGAAACTAGCTAGAGGAGTTAATTAATTCAAAAGTAATTGTACCTAACAAGAATAAACTTAGAAATTTAACCAAATTGGTCAAGATTCTAGAGTGGTTAATCGATAGGTTAACAGCAAGTTGTACAAGAAAATAATTCAGAGTTTTTGGCATCTTCCTTAACTAAGCATCAAGCTAgatttgattaaataattgGTTTCATTCCTCTACCAAACTCAACTAAACTAATAGTTTAAAttgaattagttttttaaaagcTCATAATATTTAGACAGCTAAGAGCACTATACATATAGCCACACAGACACCTGGAGAAAAGAATGAAGGTCTTCAGAAACTGCATGCTAATTAAGAACTATTATGATTAATcagttttaagattttaatatgtttgaagatatttattaaatgtaaaagaaaataacgtAATAATGAAACCTTTTAACAGCATTACCAAATGATGTTGTAGTAGTCAAATAAAACCAAACACAATGATTAATTTAACTTGTTTTGTGATGTGAAGTGGCTGCATAAACAAAAACCAGAGCACATGGGGATGTGCTGGCATGATAAAGGCAATCCCAAAGAAATCGTCCCtatctattattttttgttgtgaaGCTTGAATGCTCCATGACCCCACTTCCTCTCTCTCTGCACTCATCCATCTCATAACTATTATTTCACTTCTTCAAATGCCAAAGGAAATccattttttctattaaaataacACTTGATTTTTGGACAGTAAGCACTTTCTACCTAAACAACGAATAAGGACATCTTATAGCACATGGTGTCATATCTCACATGGCTTATCTACAAAGAAAGCTCAGCTTCAGAATTTTTATTGCTAAAATCTTTGGCCTGTGTGTGCAAAACATTCGGTTAATTTAATAAGAATTCAGTGACTACAGAAGCAGAAGTCTGCATATAAGTTCAGAACACATTAAGGGGTGACAGTTGGAAAAGTGCAAACTAAATGGATCCAATTGGCAACTCTTGTGAGTCTTCTTTCTGCAAAGATGAAAAAATGGAAGCTGCAGATCTTCTGGAGGAGTGCTGGTTCTTTGACAACTTGTTAAAGATAACACCAAAGATGACAAGGTGTCACTCTGATCCTTACCCTTCCACTGGCCTGATCAGCCCCCCGGATTTTACAGTGAAGGACTCTTGTGTGTGTTCTTACTCCCCAACAAGGAAACCACCAAACAATGGTGCTTTTCATCATACCAAGAAGATCCAGAGAGCACCATCCATGCCACCATTGAgattgagagaagaagaagaagaagaaggtcaAAAAGGAAGCAGTTCTACTAGAAGCAAATTTGTGCACCAAACACAAGATCCTTGGGTGTCTCATTCAGCTAGTAAACCTCGTTGTGCACAGATGAAAGGACATGACAGTGATTGTAGTAGAAGGAAAAGCAAACTGCTAAGAACACCATCTTTGCCTCCATCCATAGGGAGAGAGGAAACGTTCCAAGTAAATGATAGCAGATCCAACAGGCAAACATCAACACCTACCCATATTGACATCCTGCCCCCCAGGCAAACCTCTAAGGTACTTCAATCATCTGCTTTTGTAAGATATTAAGTAATATACTCCTTTTCATTTAAAGTCCAAATGTATAAGATTCTGTCCCTTCTAAAGTTTATGATTGCTTTTAGTGTGGCCAGCACCAATTACAGCATGGCCAAAAAGGCCAAAAGTTTTTGGCATAAATAAACTCATATCATAAGAAAAGGACAGGAAGCACACAcacatatgtgtgtgtgtgtgtagcTTGCTGCTACAATGCTACTTTAAGAAAAGTCTATAGTTCTTTGCGAAGTAAAgttcaaaacatatatatatacttccAAATTCAGATTGATTTGAAGGTGTTGAAGTTAACTCTTCAGTCCTCACATTATGTCATTTTTGCTTTGACAGACTTGTAGCATTCCAAGATGTAGACCAGCGAGAAAGACTGAGGTTGAAAGCTTCAACACAGAGGGTATTATGGAGATGAAGCGCAGGTACCTGAATCAGAAAACAATGAGGAGAAGCCTAAGTGATCTTGAATATGAAGAGGTTCAGGGGTTCAAGGATTTGGGATTCTCATTTGAGAAAGAAACCTTGAGTCCAAGTTTAGCTAACATACTACCTGGTTtgcaagagaaaaaaagagatgaGACAGAAGAAGATAAGGCTGCAAGGAGACCATACTTATCCGAGGCATGGTTGGTGCAAAGTTGTGCTCCTCCTATTCCAAACTGGGCTTCTAATAAGTCTGCAGGTGACATGAAACAGCAGATCAAGTTTTGGGCTAGAGCAGTGGCTTCAAACGTACACCAGGAATGCTGAGAAAAGCCATTGATTGCATTCAAATCCTGAACCTGAGGATCATAATCATACTTTACTGATCAATTCTTTGTAGCAATTGCCTAAGAAgaacagaaaaaataataatggtgATAATAGTAACTCTTGGTTTTTGTTCTGCTATACATAATCATGTATGCTCTTTCTATGAGCATATACGCTGATTATCCAAAACAATCTACAgatttgtaatatataaatcCTGAACATCGACTTATGACTTTCTCAAATGACAACTAGGTATATGCATTTAACAATATACAATGTTGTGCAGACGTTGCACAAGATTTTGAACAGCAGTTATAATTTCTCAAGAGAAAGTTGCTACGAACTTTGAAGTATTACAGGCCATGATGAGTCTTAGTGAGCTAATTGTTCGGTCCTACTAGACCAACTAGAAGTATTCACAGTAACAAAAGAAAGACACTAATACACTACAGAGTATTAATAgcaaaaaaatgaaagaaccaAAAACAAAAGGGTGGTTCAGATCAAAATAGGCTCGGTCAAACTTTGATGATTACAAATTACTGCATAACATCTCTATAGGAAAAAGATTTCTGCACTTAAAACTGTACTTGGTTTTCCTGCTCAGAAAAGTATCCATAAGAACAGATCAGTTAATTTTAGTTAagattaaaatacattaaagtgAAAGTAAAATTGTACTATCCGGAGGCAATCCTGAATATAATCAATGTTTCTACTACAACTATAACCAACTCTGTTATATTTTCGTATCACATATTAgcatattttcataatattcaTAGTTTACAAAACCACTAGACCGCAAAACAAGGTTTATTTGTTGAAATTAAAAGATTCACGTGCAAGAGTAAAAGGCAGAGAACACTTTAACAGTATCCTAGATTGATAAGGTGCAATGTTGTGATACGGATACCAACACAAGAGTCCTAATTATATACTAGGGTAGGGTGCAAGCCCAagcaaaagcataaaaaaatgtatactaATGAATTCTCCTAAACCAAAAACTAAAACAGAAGACAactaagagaaaagagaaaattactTGAGCAAAGCTTCCCAATATTAGCCCACCAAAAGCATACCTTCTAAGAATAAGATTCAGTGGAATAAGATTTGACAGGTTTCAAACTTCCTATGAAGTATAGATAAATTGCTGCAGATTTGAAGTTTTTCCTCTGAACCTGAGGATCTTGATAAGTTGAAAGTCATTGTCTCTAACACTAACATTTTGCATGATACACCCTATAAAATCCAGCTCAGTTTCTAATCCTTGATATTCTCCAAGGCATAAAATTTTGAGATGTTAAAGGAATTCAGGAACAAGCAGTGAATGCCTCCATCTTGACTACTCGTGTCTCGTTGCATGGTTTCGTGATTTCTACAATGACAGATACCAAACGTTCTCggatacaatataaaataaaattcacttTTCAACTCAGCAAACCTTGTTAATCATTAGAACTTCCAGCTTGTGGGAACGTTGAAGCAGCAAGTAAACTAAGAAATCCCAGAATAGCTTCCAATTGAAATTTCCAGATGGATTAACTTGTCAAAGACCAGAATATCAATGGCAGAAGCATGCTTCAGACACCGAATATAAAAGTTatgagaaaataatatattcaaaaaaatcaaataagtaaagtttaagaaaactggcattagaaaattaaaataaaaggagtTTTAAGAGAACAATCACTAATGTTGGTAGTGTTACCTGAATTCTCCATCACAACCACTCCAATTATTCCGACATTTAATCATGTTGGGCAGAAAATGAACTTTGGAATCTTCATTAAATTTCTTGAACTCACTTTACTTGTAACTTCAGAATCTTTAGCTATATATGCATACAGTCAAAATCATGTGAACTTCCACTTGCCATCTTGAGTTCAAACCAACCAAGGTTATAAAAACTATGGACAGCGACACTTATTATAGTTATAATATTACTGTTAATAATGGGTCAATGTACTTGTCAGAAACCAAGGTCCGTGTACTTGTTAGAAAACAGGGTCAATGTAATTGTTTGAAGCATAATTTCAGGTTGTAAAGTGATGATACCCCTTTTaccaatattaaaaatatactgCTATGCATCCATAAGtgtaaaatgaagaaatgagaaaaatacAAGCAGATCTTTCTTCATTACATTTATcataacaagaaaaagaaaactataaatgTTCTATAAAGGGGATTTAAGGGTACAATAAGAAACGTTTCTATATTCCTGTTGCAGAAAAAGTTCTTgtttattaagaatttaatgATTTCGTATAATTGATTGTTTGATGCTTGATTTCACAGGTCAGAAAACCACTGTATCATGCAAATGGTTTTATTCAATGTTGGGGTTTTTGGAACAAGGAAATTTTGCAAGTATTGGCAGTTATGAAAGAGTCAGCAAACATAAATTCTGCAAATGAGTTGTGAAGTTGCTGCAATAAGTTATAGACTTAGGGAATCAAGAATACCATTGGTTCTTGGTAGCTTATGAGAGTGACGTCCTCGGTTTCAATCATAAGGTTCTTCTACTCTCTAAAATGGTTGAGTCACTTGGTCACGATTTTGAGCTGGTTGGACATACTGGAATCATATATATCgagggaaaaaataaaaaataaaaaataaatcataaaagaCACAGCAGGATTGTGTACCTAACTGGCTGGAATGAGAACATGAGATTTCTTCTGATGGGTTAGGATTAGGAAAAATAGAATTtgtaagtcccacattggaaaTAACTCACTATTTACACAGGTTTATATATGATCATTTGAAAGCTCTGGATATCTTGGGATGTGGGGTAGGATACAACTCATTTCTTTGTTAAACCCTAAACATGTTAGTGGTTTACGGGGTGTTTAACCAGTGTTTTCCCCGGGTTTATAAACAAAGAAACATTGATGCCTTAAATGATTTGATATCCATGATAGAACCAGGAGTGGTTTGAGGTAGTGGTGCCATCATTAATTGGAAGAGTGATTCGCGCTTACTCTTTTCCTCACCTCTCCACCACatcccttttttctttcttaccTATAATTTCATCAATGATTTCAAACTGTCACATAAATATTGTTATCTTACATTTCCCACATGATCAGCTTTAGCTGCTTAAAACCAATGATTGTACAGTAGCCCAGTTTTGCATGCATTATTCTGTCAAAGTAGCAATTGCAATTGTTCTGTGCATCTACAGTAAGCACTTTACCTTGTGTCATATTCATCCATACAAGAATGATACAATTCATACAAAAGCAGTTTATTGA
This genomic window contains:
- the LOC108332523 gene encoding uncharacterized protein LOC108332523, encoding MDPIGNSCESSFCKDEKMEAADLLEECWFFDNLLKITPKMTRCHSDPYPSTGLISPPDFTVKDSCVCSYSPTRKPPNNGAFHHTKKIQRAPSMPPLRLREEEEEEGQKGSSSTRSKFVHQTQDPWVSHSASKPRCAQMKGHDSDCSRRKSKLLRTPSLPPSIGREETFQVNDSRSNRQTSTPTHIDILPPRQTSKTCSIPRCRPARKTEVESFNTEGIMEMKRRYLNQKTMRRSLSDLEYEEVQGFKDLGFSFEKETLSPSLANILPGLQEKKRDETEEDKAARRPYLSEAWLVQSCAPPIPNWASNKSAGDMKQQIKFWARAVASNVHQEC